One segment of Pontibacter akesuensis DNA contains the following:
- a CDS encoding mannose-1-phosphate guanylyltransferase → MDNNTYVVIMAGGIGSRFWPYSRTNYPKQFHDVLGIGESMLQMTANRFADICPPENVFVVTNKDYKALVQEQLPHLSDNQILLEPVGRNTAPCIAYASYKIAQLNPKANLVVTPSDHVVLKQDVFTSVIKEAVAAAAKDEILITLGITPSRPDTGYGYIQYIDDEATKVKKVKTFTEKPNLELAKMFLDSGDFVWNSGIFIWSVQSILKAFQQQLSEISEIFDEGVAHMNGPQEQNFITKAYSQCRNISIDYGIMEKVDNVYVLLADIGWSDLGTWNSLYTINDKDVNGNVVDGEVMLYDTRDCIIKTPKNRLVVLQGLQDYIVAEYDNVLMVCKKDEEQKVKEFMADAKSRKGPDYI, encoded by the coding sequence ATGGACAACAACACCTACGTAGTCATTATGGCAGGCGGCATCGGAAGCCGTTTCTGGCCCTACAGCCGTACCAATTACCCTAAACAATTCCATGATGTGCTTGGCATCGGCGAAAGCATGCTGCAGATGACAGCCAACCGCTTTGCCGACATCTGCCCACCCGAAAACGTTTTTGTGGTCACCAACAAGGACTACAAAGCACTGGTGCAGGAACAGCTTCCGCATCTAAGCGACAACCAGATTCTGCTGGAGCCAGTTGGCCGCAACACCGCACCGTGCATCGCCTACGCCTCCTATAAGATCGCGCAGCTAAACCCGAAAGCCAACCTGGTGGTAACCCCATCGGATCACGTGGTGCTGAAGCAGGACGTGTTCACATCGGTGATAAAGGAGGCGGTGGCCGCCGCGGCAAAGGACGAGATCCTCATTACGCTCGGCATTACGCCAAGCCGCCCCGACACGGGCTACGGCTATATCCAGTACATCGACGATGAGGCCACGAAGGTGAAGAAAGTGAAGACCTTTACGGAGAAACCGAACCTGGAACTGGCCAAGATGTTCCTCGACAGCGGTGACTTTGTCTGGAACTCCGGCATCTTTATCTGGAGCGTGCAGAGCATTCTAAAGGCATTCCAGCAGCAGCTTTCCGAGATATCGGAGATTTTTGACGAAGGAGTGGCGCACATGAATGGTCCGCAAGAGCAGAACTTTATCACAAAGGCGTACTCTCAGTGCCGCAATATCTCCATCGACTATGGCATTATGGAGAAGGTGGACAACGTGTACGTGCTGCTAGCTGATATCGGCTGGTCGGACCTGGGCACGTGGAACTCCCTCTACACCATCAACGACAAGGATGTGAACGGCAACGTGGTGGATGGCGAGGTGATGCTGTACGACACCCGCGACTGCATCATCAAAACCCCAAAAAACCGCCTGGTGGTGCTGCAAGGCCTGCAGGATTATATTGTGGCCGAGTACGACAACGTGCTGATGGTTTGCAAGAAAGACGAGGAGCAGAAAGTGAAGGAGTTTATGGCTGATGCCAAATCCAGGAAAGGGCCGGATTACATTTAA
- a CDS encoding KpsF/GutQ family sugar-phosphate isomerase, protein MNLPNNIALTAKNVLKAEAEAIARLADFIDESFENCVQAILQIKGRVVVTGIGKSANIAQKIVATLNSTGTPALFMHAADAIHGDLGMIQAEDFVICISKSGNTPEIKVLVPLLKRKGSKLAAMVSSTDSYLAQTADFILNAHVEREACPHNLAPTTSTTAALALGDALAVSLLEARGFSTSDFASLHPGGSLGKRLYLKVEDIYTQNEAPSVKENATVKEVIIEISSKRLGATAVVTKDSGDLIGIITDGDLRRMLNKYDSTEGITASTIMTPSPLTITPDTYAAEAMAIMQNKSITQLIVAKSGKFEGFVHLHDLLKEGLI, encoded by the coding sequence TTGAATCTCCCTAATAATATAGCGCTTACCGCAAAAAATGTATTGAAGGCCGAAGCCGAGGCAATCGCCAGACTTGCTGATTTTATCGACGAAAGCTTTGAAAATTGCGTCCAAGCCATCCTGCAGATCAAGGGCCGTGTGGTCGTGACGGGAATCGGCAAAAGCGCCAACATCGCCCAGAAGATTGTAGCCACGCTTAACTCCACCGGCACACCCGCGCTGTTCATGCACGCCGCCGACGCCATTCACGGAGACCTGGGCATGATACAGGCAGAGGACTTTGTTATCTGCATCTCCAAGAGCGGTAACACCCCTGAGATAAAGGTACTTGTACCGTTGCTAAAACGCAAAGGTTCAAAACTGGCGGCCATGGTGTCGAGCACCGACTCTTATCTGGCCCAGACCGCCGACTTTATACTTAACGCCCACGTGGAGCGCGAGGCCTGCCCGCACAACCTGGCCCCCACCACCAGCACCACCGCCGCACTGGCCCTGGGCGATGCCCTGGCCGTGAGCCTGCTGGAGGCGCGCGGCTTCAGCACCTCCGACTTTGCAAGCCTGCACCCGGGTGGCTCGCTGGGCAAAAGGCTTTACCTGAAAGTTGAAGATATATATACCCAAAATGAGGCACCTAGCGTAAAGGAGAACGCGACAGTAAAAGAAGTTATTATCGAGATATCCTCCAAGCGTTTGGGGGCCACTGCTGTCGTAACAAAAGACTCCGGGGATTTGATAGGAATCATCACAGACGGCGACCTGCGCCGCATGCTCAACAAGTATGATTCCACAGAGGGCATCACTGCCAGCACTATCATGACCCCTTCTCCGCTTACCATTACGCCGGATACCTATGCCGCCGAGGCCATGGCTATCATGCAGAACAAAAGTATAACGCAACTCATTGTTGCTAAATCTGGTAAATTCGAGGGGTTCGTGCACCTCCACGATTTGCTCAAAGAAGGACTCATTTAA
- the recQ gene encoding DNA helicase RecQ, with amino-acid sequence MSVKQEVNLKNKLKEVFGYNQFRGNQELIINNIINGRNTFVIMPTGAGKSLCYQLPALSLPGTAIVISPLIALMKNQVDQLNAFGVNAHFLNSTLSKSETNRVKKETLAGEVKLLYVAPESLTKEETIEFMRASNISFVAIDEAHCISEWGHDFRPEYRRIRGIIDQIGNLPIIALTATATPKVQLDIQRNLQMDEASVFKSSFNRTNLYYEVRPKHHTKKQLIQYVKKHKGKSGIVYCLSRKKVEEIAELLRVNDIKARPYHAGLDPNVRMANQDAFLNEDADVIVATIAFGMGIDKPDVRFVIHYDTPKSIEGYYQETGRAGRDGMEGNCVMFYSYDDIVKLEKFNKDKPVTERDNSKLLLQEMASYADSAVCRRKQLLHYFGETYEKDCGFCDNCLHPKERFEAEKEAQLALKAVQQTGQRFSIEHITAVLTGLKNQHVTSYEHDQLEVFAAGKEQDAQFWSSVLRQVLLSEFLYKDIDNFGVVKLTPKGEEFILNPHPIQLAKDHNYDQEVKEDEEKIEAQASAGHDEVLFDMLKTLRKKLAKEKNLPPYVLFQDPSLKEMATVYPTTKDELANIAGVGMGKVHKFGKPFLDMVSKYVEENDIVTASDVVVKTTVNKSKIKIYIIQQIDKKVDLEEIASAKDLTMQELIEEIEHICYSGTKLNLNYYINNVLDDERQEEIYDYFMNASTDNIAVALKELGTDDFTEEDLRLMRIKFLSEYAN; translated from the coding sequence ATGTCAGTAAAACAAGAGGTAAATCTCAAGAACAAATTAAAAGAAGTTTTTGGGTATAATCAATTCAGAGGAAACCAGGAGTTAATAATAAACAATATTATTAATGGCCGGAACACTTTTGTGATTATGCCCACAGGCGCGGGCAAGTCGCTGTGTTACCAGCTACCTGCTCTTTCTTTGCCAGGCACAGCCATCGTTATTTCGCCGCTGATAGCCTTGATGAAAAACCAGGTGGACCAGCTGAACGCCTTCGGGGTGAACGCGCACTTCCTCAACTCCACCCTCTCCAAGTCGGAGACGAACAGAGTGAAGAAGGAGACGCTTGCCGGAGAGGTGAAGCTGCTGTACGTGGCTCCCGAGTCGCTGACGAAGGAGGAGACGATTGAGTTTATGCGCGCCTCTAACATCTCTTTTGTGGCCATCGATGAGGCGCACTGTATCTCGGAATGGGGGCACGACTTCCGCCCGGAGTACCGCCGCATCCGTGGCATTATTGACCAGATAGGTAACCTGCCGATTATAGCCTTAACAGCCACCGCCACGCCAAAGGTGCAACTCGATATTCAGCGCAACCTGCAGATGGATGAGGCCTCGGTGTTTAAATCGTCGTTTAACCGCACCAACCTGTACTACGAGGTGCGCCCCAAGCACCATACCAAGAAGCAGCTGATTCAGTATGTGAAGAAGCACAAGGGCAAGAGCGGTATTGTGTACTGCCTGAGCCGCAAGAAGGTGGAGGAGATTGCTGAACTGCTGAGAGTAAACGACATCAAGGCGCGCCCATACCATGCTGGGCTTGACCCCAACGTGCGCATGGCCAATCAGGATGCTTTCCTGAACGAGGACGCAGACGTGATTGTGGCGACCATTGCCTTCGGCATGGGCATCGACAAACCGGATGTGCGCTTTGTAATTCACTACGATACACCAAAATCCATTGAGGGCTATTACCAGGAAACAGGCCGTGCCGGGCGCGATGGTATGGAGGGCAACTGCGTGATGTTCTACAGCTACGATGATATTGTGAAGCTGGAGAAGTTTAACAAAGACAAGCCGGTAACAGAGCGCGACAACTCTAAGTTGCTGCTGCAGGAGATGGCCTCATACGCCGATTCTGCTGTATGCCGCCGCAAGCAATTGCTGCATTACTTTGGCGAGACCTACGAGAAAGACTGCGGTTTCTGCGATAACTGCCTGCACCCGAAAGAGCGCTTCGAAGCCGAGAAGGAGGCGCAACTGGCCTTGAAAGCCGTGCAGCAAACTGGCCAGCGTTTCAGCATCGAGCACATCACCGCTGTGCTTACAGGCTTGAAAAACCAGCACGTGACCAGCTACGAGCACGATCAACTGGAGGTATTTGCCGCCGGCAAGGAGCAGGATGCGCAGTTCTGGAGCTCTGTGCTGCGCCAGGTACTGCTCTCTGAGTTTTTGTACAAGGATATTGACAACTTCGGCGTGGTGAAGCTTACCCCGAAAGGCGAGGAGTTTATTCTGAACCCACACCCGATACAGCTTGCCAAGGATCACAACTACGATCAGGAAGTGAAGGAGGATGAGGAGAAAATAGAGGCACAGGCATCAGCGGGGCACGATGAGGTGCTGTTCGATATGCTGAAGACCCTGCGTAAGAAGCTGGCAAAGGAGAAGAACCTGCCGCCTTACGTGCTGTTCCAGGATCCGTCGCTGAAAGAGATGGCCACCGTGTACCCGACCACCAAAGACGAACTGGCCAATATTGCCGGGGTGGGTATGGGCAAGGTGCACAAGTTTGGTAAGCCGTTCCTCGATATGGTGAGCAAGTATGTGGAGGAGAACGACATTGTGACGGCATCTGACGTGGTGGTGAAAACCACTGTGAACAAGTCGAAGATCAAGATCTACATCATTCAGCAGATAGACAAGAAGGTGGACCTGGAGGAGATTGCCTCCGCCAAGGACCTGACGATGCAGGAACTGATCGAGGAGATTGAGCACATCTGCTACTCCGGTACCAAGCTCAACCTGAACTACTACATCAACAACGTACTTGATGACGAGCGCCAGGAGGAGATTTATGACTACTTCATGAACGCCAGCACCGACAACATTGCGGTGGCCCTGAAGGAACTTGGAACAGATGATTTCACTGAGGAGGACCTGCGTCTGATGCGTATCAAGTTCTTGTCGGAGTACGCGAACTAA
- the purD gene encoding phosphoribosylamine--glycine ligase, which produces MNVLVIGSGAREHAIAWKLSQSEYCEKVFVAPGNAGTAAFGTAAAVDIHNFDELGKFAADFNVMMLIVGQENALVEGIHDYFAASEFLKHILVVGPKKAGAMLEGSKDFCKAFLQQYNIPTARYQTFTETTFKEAVDYLKNHQYPVVIKADGLAAGKGVIIAQDYDEAFYALEGMLRNKRFGAAGSKVVIEEFLQGIEVSVFILTDGREYVLLPEAKDYKRIGEGDAGLNTGGMGAVSPVPFVDEAFMQKVKERVIEPTLRGMKQEQLDYTGFLFIGLISVNGDPYVIEYNVRLGDPETEAILPRIKSDLFMLFKALHEHTLGQFELEVDPRTATTVILASGGYPEGYEKGKEISGLANVPDDVLVFHAGTKQVNEKLLNNGGRVLAVTALGDTMEQALEKANAAAESITWQDRYYRRDIGFDLR; this is translated from the coding sequence ATGAACGTACTTGTTATAGGATCCGGAGCCCGTGAGCACGCCATCGCCTGGAAGCTTAGCCAGAGTGAGTATTGCGAGAAAGTGTTTGTAGCGCCTGGAAACGCCGGTACCGCAGCCTTCGGCACCGCCGCCGCGGTAGACATCCATAACTTCGACGAGTTGGGCAAGTTTGCCGCCGACTTCAACGTGATGATGCTGATCGTGGGGCAGGAGAACGCGCTTGTGGAAGGTATACACGATTACTTCGCCGCCTCAGAGTTTCTGAAGCACATTCTGGTGGTAGGGCCCAAAAAAGCCGGTGCCATGCTGGAGGGCAGCAAGGATTTCTGCAAAGCTTTTCTGCAGCAGTACAATATCCCCACTGCCCGCTACCAGACCTTTACTGAGACTACCTTTAAAGAGGCTGTGGATTACCTGAAAAACCACCAGTACCCGGTAGTGATCAAGGCAGACGGGTTAGCGGCAGGAAAAGGCGTGATTATAGCGCAGGATTATGATGAAGCGTTTTATGCGCTGGAAGGCATGCTGCGCAACAAGCGCTTCGGTGCCGCTGGCAGCAAGGTGGTGATAGAGGAGTTCCTGCAGGGCATCGAGGTGTCGGTGTTTATATTAACGGACGGCAGAGAATACGTGCTACTGCCGGAGGCAAAAGACTACAAGCGCATCGGGGAGGGCGACGCCGGCCTGAATACGGGCGGAATGGGTGCTGTGTCGCCGGTGCCGTTTGTAGATGAAGCTTTCATGCAAAAGGTGAAGGAGCGTGTGATTGAGCCGACGTTGCGGGGCATGAAGCAGGAGCAGCTGGACTATACCGGCTTCCTGTTCATTGGCCTGATCAGCGTGAACGGCGACCCGTATGTAATTGAGTATAACGTGCGCCTGGGCGATCCGGAAACAGAAGCTATCCTGCCGCGCATCAAGTCTGACCTGTTCATGCTGTTTAAGGCGCTGCACGAGCACACGCTGGGGCAGTTCGAACTGGAGGTGGACCCACGCACAGCCACTACCGTTATACTTGCCTCTGGTGGTTACCCGGAGGGGTATGAGAAAGGCAAGGAAATTTCAGGCCTTGCCAACGTGCCGGACGATGTGCTGGTGTTTCATGCGGGCACCAAGCAGGTGAACGAGAAACTGCTGAACAACGGCGGCCGTGTACTTGCCGTTACCGCCCTGGGCGATACCATGGAGCAGGCACTGGAGAAGGCGAACGCCGCGGCAGAGTCCATCACTTGGCAGGACCGCTACTACCGCCGCGACATCGGTTTTGACCTGCGCTAA